In Ostrea edulis chromosome 6, xbOstEdul1.1, whole genome shotgun sequence, a single window of DNA contains:
- the LOC125645690 gene encoding sulfate transporter-like: protein MAKIELENHEAKHLSTSCDDDKFEHVKLLRFPKTQTDLDDQKEKQADDNGEYGSSKGSACFTRKNILNYIYSLFPIVTVLRCYNIKEYLLKDAVSGLSTACLHFPQGMAFGILSSLAPKYGLYTSFFPVILYVIFGTCPFVSFGTNAVISLFTANLVQSQLMTPPTSSGGANSSNNSVGQMNEDDFVEMKAAVAAGSSFIVGVMLLVLGLFRLGFIATYMSSPFVGSFTTTAAIHIMTSQVPKSLGVQIPAVSGPGKLVITYIEIFKNIATANIGSVVTSIICIIILVFVKDFINEKFKSKMFMPIPIDLILVICGTVVSYVSDLNSRFGVPVVGNIPPGVPAPTFPDIKTDIIGNSIVVAIIIFVLTISMAKVCDNKNAMNADQELVAYGMANFGSSFFRCFPACVAPPRTILLKTMEAKTTLNGIFSALVILLILLFLGEYFQYLPLPVLSIMVIMAVKNLLLQFRQLPRLWKINKYDFTVWVVTIISGVFIDFPYALYCGVGLSVFLIVFQSQRGKLALLGKLENEDLYTMEAKYTALPPNVKIFKMESSLFFATSESFRDNLYKLTWDPRTMMKKDADEVTLSVQSIPINDDNKPEVDKNNTINDGNKPEVDKNTANEMTKSVIIDCSSFNYVDVNGISTMSLVVKEYRSVGIKVLLVRCTTSFMLVMKRSELMETVGEENIFPDFVDAIALNVSDTKL from the exons ATGGCGAA AATTGAACTCGAAAATCATGAAGCCAAGCATCTTTCAACATCTTGTGACGATGATAAGTTTGAACATGTGAAACTACTGCGTTTTCCTAAAACTCAGACTGACTTAGATGATCAAAAGGAAAAACAAGCTGATGACAATGGAGAATATGGAAGCAGTAAAGGCTCTGCATGTTTTACCCGCAAAAACATATTGAActatatatattccttatttccTATTGTAACCGTATTGCGCTGTTACAATATCAAAGAATATCTCTTGAAAGATGCAGTCAGTGGTTTGTCGACAGCATGTCTACACTTTCCGCAAGGTATGGCCTTTGGAATACTTTCTTCTCTGGCCCCAAAATACGGACTTTATACATCATTCTTTCCTGTTATTTTATATGTGATTTTCGGAACATGTCCGTTTGTGTCTTTCGGAACCAACGCCGTCATCTCGTTATTTACGGCAAatctcgttcaaagtcagcTGATGACACCACCGACTTCGAGTGGAGGCGCCAATAGTTCCAACAACAGTGTTGGACAAATGAATGAGGATGATTTCGTGGAAATGAAAGCGGCCGTCGCAGCTGGTTCTTCGTTCATAGTGGGCGTTATGCTTCTGGTCTTAGGACTGTTCAGACTAGGGTTTATAGCGACATACATGTCGTCACCATTTGTAGGGTCCTTTACAACCACTGCTGCTATCCACATCATGACCAGTCAGGTTCCAAAGAGTCTTGGGGTTCAGATACCTGCAGTTTCTGGTCCTGGCAAGCTTGTTATAACATATATCGAAATCTTCAAGAACATTGCAACGGCAAATATTGGTTCAGTTGTCACTTCTATCATATGTATCATTATTTTAGTTTTTGTGAAAGATTTTATTAATGAAAAGTTTAAATCGAAAATGTTTATGCCAATTCCAATAGATCTTATTCTAGTGATTTGCGGAACGGTCGTGTCCTATGTCAGTGATTTGAATTCACGATTCGGTGTTCCAGTCGTAGGGAATATACCGCCTGGTGTGCCAGCTCCCACATTTCCAGACATAAAAACTGACATAATAGGAAATTCTATTGTTGTTGCCATTATAATTTTTGTATTGACCATATCTATGGCCAAAGTTTGCGATAACAAAAATGCCATGAATGCTGATCAAGAGCTGGTGGCTTATGGAATGGCCAACTTCGGCAGTTCTTTTTTCCGATGCTTTCCCGCCTGCGTGGCTCCACCACGTACCATCTTGCTGAAAACCATGGAGGCTAAAACCACTTTAAATGGCATCTTCTCTGCCTTGGTGATTTTGCTTATATTGCTCTTTCTAGGAGAATACTTTCAATACTTACCGTTGCCTGTTCTATCAATAATGGTCATTATGGCGGTTAAGAACTTGCTTCTTCAATTTCGTCAGCTACCCCGGTTATGGAAGATAAACAAGTATGACTTTACGGTTTGGGTTGTTACGATCATTTCTGGAGTATTTATTGACTTCCCGTATGCTTTATACTGCGGGGTAGGACTAAGTGTATttcttattgtttttcaaagtcaaagaGGGAAATTAGCTTTGCTTGGAAAACTGGAGAACGAAGATTTGTACACCATGGAAGCGAAATACACAGCACTGCCTCCAAATGTTAAGATCTTTAAAATGGAATCGTCACTTTTCTTTGCAACATCAGAATCCTTTCGTGATAATTTGTACAAATTAACCTGGGACCCAAGAACAATGATGAAAAAAGATGCTGACGAAGTAACTCTTTCTGTACAGTCAATACCCATCAATGACGACAACAAACCGGAAGTCGACAAAAACAACACAATCAATGACGGCAACAAACCGGAAGTCGACAAAAACACCGCAAACGAAATGACGAAATCGGTCATCATTGATTGTTCCTCGTTCAATTATGTAGACGTCAATGGGATTTCCACAATGTCGCTCGTTGTCAAAGAATACCGGTCTGTTGGGATCAAGGTGCTTTTGGTTAGATGCACCACTAGCTTTATGTTGGTAATGAAGAGGTCAGAACTGATGGAAACTGTCGGcgaagaaaatatttttccagACTTCGTGGACGCAATTGCTTTAAACGTTTCAGACACAAAGCTTTAG